From the Phycisphaeraceae bacterium genome, one window contains:
- the metG gene encoding methionine--tRNA ligase, with amino-acid sequence MTTPTFYVTTPIYYVNASPHIGHVYTTTLADVLARYHRLLGDRVHFLTGTDEHGKKVADAAREKDITPQQFVDSVSDEFQAAFARMQFTHTDFIRTTQLRHEKLVAQYIQQLKDSGDVYLGEYEGWYDEGQEEYVTETNARTQDYKSAISGRPLTKVKEKNYFFRLSKYQDRILEHINANPHFIQPDARRNEVLGRIRDGLNDIAVSRSTEPWGVPMPGDAEHSIYVWIDALLNYLTAVESENRDEFWPANLHLIGKEILWFHAVIWPAMLMALEKPLYHQLYAHSFWIAEGRKMSKTLGNFIDYPKLDAYANDFGLDALRWFLTSKGPMSATDADFSHDAFIDTYNQDLANTIGNSTSRVTNMINRYLGGQVPAEQGAPDDTLQQAAARCVAAYTEGMNTLRLPDALANGPIALVQEVDGYIERTAPFKLAKDPSKLPEVGGILARCAEALRIASVMLYPVVPNQMPELWRRFNQLSYAKQIEQGQGDFATWTQWGGLKPGDTLAQGEALYPRYSPDK; translated from the coding sequence ATGACCACCCCGACCTTCTACGTCACCACGCCCATCTACTACGTCAACGCCAGCCCGCACATCGGCCACGTCTACACCACGACCCTCGCCGATGTCCTGGCCCGCTATCACCGACTCCTCGGCGATCGCGTCCACTTCCTCACCGGCACCGATGAGCACGGCAAGAAAGTCGCCGACGCCGCCAGAGAGAAGGACATCACGCCTCAGCAGTTCGTCGATTCTGTCTCCGATGAGTTCCAAGCGGCCTTTGCTCGGATGCAGTTCACCCACACCGACTTCATCCGCACGACGCAGCTGCGCCACGAGAAGCTCGTCGCCCAGTACATCCAGCAACTCAAGGACTCTGGCGATGTCTACCTCGGCGAGTACGAGGGCTGGTACGACGAAGGCCAGGAAGAATACGTCACCGAGACCAACGCCCGCACCCAGGACTACAAGTCCGCCATCTCAGGCCGCCCGCTCACCAAGGTCAAAGAGAAAAACTACTTCTTCCGCCTGAGCAAATACCAGGACCGCATCCTCGAACACATCAACGCTAACCCGCACTTCATCCAGCCTGACGCTAGACGCAACGAGGTCCTCGGCCGCATCCGCGACGGCCTCAACGACATTGCTGTCAGCCGCTCAACCGAGCCCTGGGGCGTCCCGATGCCCGGCGACGCCGAGCACTCCATCTATGTCTGGATCGACGCGCTTCTGAACTACCTCACCGCCGTCGAATCTGAAAACCGAGACGAGTTCTGGCCAGCCAACCTCCACCTCATCGGCAAGGAGATCCTGTGGTTCCACGCCGTGATCTGGCCCGCCATGCTCATGGCCCTCGAGAAACCCCTGTACCACCAGCTCTACGCCCACTCCTTCTGGATCGCCGAAGGACGCAAGATGTCCAAGACGCTGGGCAACTTCATCGACTACCCCAAGCTCGATGCCTACGCCAACGACTTCGGCCTCGACGCCCTACGCTGGTTCCTCACGAGCAAGGGCCCGATGAGCGCCACCGACGCCGACTTCTCCCACGACGCCTTCATCGACACCTACAACCAGGACCTCGCCAACACGATCGGCAACTCCACGTCCCGCGTGACCAACATGATCAATCGTTACCTCGGCGGCCAGGTCCCGGCCGAGCAGGGCGCGCCCGATGACACCCTCCAGCAGGCCGCCGCCCGCTGCGTTGCCGCCTACACCGAGGGCATGAACACCCTCCGCCTCCCCGACGCCCTGGCCAACGGGCCGATCGCTTTGGTTCAGGAAGTCGACGGCTACATCGAACGCACCGCCCCCTTCAAGCTGGCGAAAGACCCCTCAAAGCTCCCGGAAGTGGGCGGGATTCTCGCCCGCTGCGCCGAAGCCCTGCGCATCGCCTCGGTCATGCTCTACCCCGTCGTGCCCAACCAGATGCCCGAACTCTGGCGTCGTTTCAACCAGCTTTCCTACGCCAAGCAGATCGAGCAAGGCCAGGGCGACTTCGCCACCTGGACCCAGTGGGGCGGGCTGAAGCCGGGCGATACGCTGGCACAGGGGGAGGCGTTGTACCCGCGGTATAGTCCAGATAAGTAG
- a CDS encoding phosphomannomutase/phosphoglucomutase has protein sequence MFPKIFKAYDVRATTPDPLNEDAAYAVGVGAGLFLKNANNGPGTILVSRDMRPHSPKLAEALIHGIRSTGMDVIDLGMADTSFLYFAIPRLKAAGGVQTTASHNPINYNGFKISAAGAKPIGAETGLKEIEQLATQAYGQPKAEPTGKLTQQDLWDEYRAHIHQFLPKLNRPIKLFVDASNGMAGKLMPKVFDGVPNLEVIKLNFEITGSFVHDPNPLVAENMIPTQQGVRSNKADLGACFDGDADRCMLVDEQGNTIGCDHLTAWLANHFLKTDPGATIIYDLRSSKVVEESIRNLGGKPAKSRVGHVFMKALLRETNGVFGGELSGHFYFRDNSFADSGAILLAVALGVLANSDTPLSQQIEPLKKYPQSGEINFRTEDKAAVLAALKTDYAQGSTIDELDGVSIDAFESKGWWFNVRASNTEPLLRLNAEARDQKTLDNLLAELKPRLGEVAEGH, from the coding sequence ATGTTCCCCAAGATCTTCAAGGCCTACGACGTCCGAGCCACCACCCCCGACCCCCTCAACGAGGACGCCGCGTACGCCGTAGGCGTCGGGGCTGGCCTGTTCCTCAAAAACGCCAACAACGGCCCCGGAACCATCCTCGTCAGCCGCGACATGCGACCCCATTCCCCCAAGCTCGCCGAGGCCCTGATCCACGGCATCCGCTCGACCGGCATGGACGTCATCGACCTCGGCATGGCCGACACCTCCTTCCTCTACTTCGCCATCCCCCGACTCAAAGCCGCAGGCGGGGTCCAGACCACCGCTTCCCACAACCCCATCAACTACAACGGCTTCAAGATCTCCGCCGCAGGTGCCAAACCCATCGGGGCCGAAACCGGACTCAAAGAGATCGAGCAACTCGCCACCCAAGCCTACGGCCAGCCCAAAGCCGAGCCCACCGGCAAGCTCACCCAGCAAGACCTCTGGGACGAATACCGCGCCCACATCCACCAGTTCCTCCCCAAACTCAACCGACCGATCAAACTCTTCGTCGATGCCTCCAACGGCATGGCTGGCAAGCTCATGCCCAAGGTCTTCGACGGCGTCCCCAACCTCGAAGTCATCAAACTCAACTTCGAGATCACCGGCTCTTTCGTCCACGACCCCAATCCACTCGTCGCCGAGAACATGATCCCCACCCAGCAAGGCGTGCGATCAAACAAAGCCGACCTCGGAGCCTGCTTCGATGGCGACGCCGACCGCTGCATGCTTGTCGATGAACAAGGCAACACGATTGGCTGCGATCACCTCACCGCCTGGCTCGCTAACCACTTTCTCAAGACCGATCCCGGCGCCACCATCATCTATGACCTCCGCTCCTCCAAGGTCGTCGAAGAATCCATCCGCAACCTTGGCGGAAAGCCCGCAAAATCCCGCGTCGGACACGTCTTTATGAAAGCCCTCCTCCGCGAGACCAACGGCGTCTTCGGCGGAGAACTCTCAGGGCACTTCTACTTCCGCGACAACAGCTTCGCCGACTCCGGCGCGATCCTTCTCGCCGTCGCCCTCGGTGTCCTCGCCAACTCCGACACACCCCTGAGCCAGCAGATCGAACCCCTCAAGAAGTACCCGCAGTCCGGCGAGATCAACTTCCGCACCGAAGACAAAGCCGCCGTCCTCGCCGCTCTCAAAACTGACTACGCCCAAGGCAGCACCATCGACGAACTCGACGGCGTCTCCATCGACGCTTTCGAGTCCAAAGGCTGGTGGTTCAACGTCCGTGCTTCCAACACCGAACCGCTGCTCCGACTTAACGCCGAAGCCCGTGACCAGAAAACCCTCGACAACCTCCTGGCCGAACTTAAGCCCCGCCTCGGCGAAGTCGCCGAAGGCCACTGA
- a CDS encoding class I SAM-dependent methyltransferase, with the protein MSDYNNSTDDTDSQDIYDPVFVRRLFDEMSRTYGVVNLISSFGFCSRWRRQCIDAISIHQGSVVLDLMTGMGELLPGLSRRIGPSGALIAVDISPEMCRQAQETSAKLNVIDGTTILREDALELPSIEDSSVDYIVSSFGLKTFSVRQLEALAGQVCRVLKPGGQFSFLEISVPESCLMRWPYMLYLNHLIPLIGQTLMGNPDNYRLLGVYTAAFTSCRTAAPAFMATGLEVSYQEYFVGCASGLTGYKP; encoded by the coding sequence ATGTCTGATTACAACAACAGCACTGACGACACCGATTCGCAGGATATATATGACCCGGTCTTTGTACGTAGGCTGTTCGACGAAATGTCGAGGACCTACGGCGTCGTTAACCTCATTTCTTCATTCGGCTTCTGCTCGCGATGGCGACGTCAATGCATCGATGCCATATCGATCCATCAGGGAAGCGTTGTTCTTGATCTGATGACGGGTATGGGCGAGTTGCTGCCAGGCCTATCTAGGCGAATAGGGCCATCTGGCGCACTGATCGCAGTCGATATCTCACCCGAGATGTGTCGTCAGGCGCAGGAGACATCAGCCAAGCTGAATGTCATCGATGGCACGACGATCCTCCGCGAGGATGCTCTGGAGTTACCTTCGATCGAAGACTCATCGGTTGACTACATTGTCTCCTCGTTCGGGCTTAAGACTTTTAGTGTCCGGCAACTGGAAGCTCTGGCAGGACAGGTCTGCAGGGTCCTCAAACCTGGCGGCCAGTTCTCATTCCTTGAGATATCCGTGCCGGAGAGTTGCCTCATGCGCTGGCCCTACATGCTGTACCTCAACCACCTCATTCCGCTGATCGGCCAGACGCTCATGGGCAATCCTGATAACTATCGCTTGCTAGGCGTTTACACCGCCGCCTTTACTAGCTGCCGTACGGCAGCTCCCGCATTCATGGCTACAGGTCTTGAAGTCTCGTACCAAGAATACTTTGTTGGGTGTGCTTCTGGATTGACAGGTTACAAACCGTGA
- the proB gene encoding glutamate 5-kinase, with product MPSRGLRQERLVPARRLVVKVGTALLTRPAGQGPGLDLDFIRELAQQIGALTKRGYWITLVSSGAVGAGCAELGLDKRPDDVAELQAVAAVGQRRLMTHLHDALEPHGLHVGQLLLTRQDFDNRERFLNIRNCVTKLHTMGCLAVLNENDSVAVEEIRFGDNDLLAALTTNALAAEALIILTTVDGLLDETGQVVDLVDDVTDRIGLVRASRGGWGSGGMGTKLEAARLVTEAGEVAVIAPGKPKSSTDQDGVLLRIMAGEQVGTFFQPAEQRMDSRSRWIGLTKRPDGTLTVDAGASRAVTDAGKSLLAKGITDVTGRFERGGLVVVRDPHGREIGRGLINYSATETRAIMGHDSSEFAEILKQPGFAEVIHRDNLVVM from the coding sequence ATGCCGTCGAGAGGATTACGTCAGGAGCGTTTGGTGCCGGCGCGACGGCTGGTGGTGAAGGTCGGCACGGCGCTGCTGACCAGGCCTGCGGGTCAGGGACCCGGTCTGGACTTGGATTTTATTCGTGAGCTGGCGCAGCAGATCGGGGCGCTGACGAAGAGGGGGTACTGGATCACGCTGGTGTCGAGCGGAGCGGTCGGCGCGGGGTGTGCTGAGCTGGGTCTGGACAAGCGTCCCGACGATGTCGCGGAGTTGCAGGCGGTGGCTGCGGTGGGTCAGAGAAGGTTGATGACGCACCTGCATGATGCGCTGGAGCCTCACGGTCTGCACGTCGGTCAGTTGCTGCTCACCCGGCAGGATTTCGATAATCGGGAGCGATTCCTTAACATCAGGAACTGCGTCACCAAGCTGCACACGATGGGATGCCTGGCGGTTCTTAACGAGAACGACTCGGTGGCGGTCGAGGAGATCCGGTTTGGTGACAATGACCTGCTCGCGGCGCTGACGACCAACGCGCTGGCGGCGGAAGCCTTGATCATTCTGACAACCGTGGACGGGCTGCTGGATGAGACGGGGCAGGTCGTTGATCTGGTTGACGACGTCACGGATCGGATCGGTCTGGTTCGGGCCAGCCGAGGGGGTTGGGGCAGCGGCGGGATGGGGACCAAGCTCGAAGCGGCCCGGTTGGTTACGGAGGCTGGCGAGGTCGCTGTGATTGCACCTGGTAAGCCCAAGAGTTCAACGGATCAGGACGGCGTGCTACTCAGAATCATGGCGGGGGAACAGGTCGGGACATTTTTCCAGCCCGCCGAGCAGCGGATGGATAGCCGAAGTCGATGGATCGGCTTGACCAAGCGCCCCGACGGGACACTGACGGTGGACGCGGGGGCGAGTCGAGCGGTGACCGACGCTGGGAAGAGCCTGCTGGCGAAGGGGATCACCGACGTGACGGGACGTTTTGAGCGTGGCGGGCTGGTGGTGGTCCGCGACCCCCACGGCAGGGAGATCGGGCGGGGGCTGATCAACTACAGCGCAACGGAGACGCGGGCGATCATGGGGCATGACTCGTCCGAGTTTGCCGAGATCCTCAAACAGCCCGGGTTCGCTGAGGTCATCCACCGGGACAATCTGGTGGTGATGTAG
- a CDS encoding glycosyltransferase N-terminal domain-containing protein: protein MGRLLDLVYGLGLAVASPWLVWGRGGKGPVDWAGRFGKGAVIPRVEGQRRVLIHAVSLGEVNLIRLLVKKLEGHESGLDVVVAATTNTGFDRAVKLFGAERVLRYPFDFTWAVDRLLDRVRPEVVVAVELEVWPNLVERCRRRGVPVAVVNGRLSDKSIRGYRRLRWLLRKTFAQLAAVGAQTQTYADRFVEMGVPAERVSVLDTMKWDTAEVAEQVEGADELAQEIGLDHSQPVVVLGSTGVGEERPLVEAIRGVAGGVQIMVVPRKPERFDEVAKELGDVRRRSKGETLGDGGVYLLDTLGELRRAYALADVVVVGRSFNGWGGSDPIEPVALGKPTIIGPDHQNFLESVTVLREGDGIREIGSVEGAGAAVAKLLGDPTRARAMAEAGRGVILSRQGATDRYVALIVSL from the coding sequence ATGGGACGTTTGTTGGACCTAGTGTATGGATTGGGGCTGGCGGTGGCGTCGCCCTGGCTGGTGTGGGGCCGGGGGGGCAAGGGTCCGGTGGACTGGGCCGGGAGATTCGGGAAAGGGGCGGTGATTCCGAGGGTAGAAGGCCAACGGCGAGTCCTGATTCATGCGGTAAGTCTCGGGGAGGTGAATCTGATCCGACTGCTGGTGAAGAAGCTCGAGGGGCACGAGTCGGGGCTGGACGTGGTGGTCGCGGCGACGACGAACACGGGTTTTGATCGTGCGGTGAAGCTTTTTGGCGCTGAGCGGGTGTTGCGCTATCCGTTTGATTTCACCTGGGCGGTGGATCGACTGCTGGACCGGGTGCGACCGGAGGTGGTGGTCGCGGTGGAGCTGGAGGTGTGGCCCAACCTCGTTGAGCGGTGTCGCAGGCGAGGGGTCCCGGTGGCCGTGGTAAACGGACGGCTCAGCGACAAGAGCATCAGGGGGTATCGAAGGCTACGGTGGCTGCTGCGAAAGACCTTTGCGCAGCTGGCGGCGGTTGGAGCGCAGACGCAGACCTATGCGGACCGGTTTGTTGAGATGGGGGTGCCAGCGGAAAGAGTGTCGGTTCTCGACACGATGAAGTGGGACACGGCGGAGGTGGCGGAACAGGTCGAGGGGGCGGATGAACTGGCGCAGGAGATCGGCCTTGATCACTCACAGCCCGTCGTCGTACTCGGATCGACTGGCGTGGGTGAAGAGAGGCCGCTGGTCGAGGCGATTCGAGGGGTTGCGGGAGGCGTGCAGATCATGGTCGTCCCGCGCAAGCCCGAGCGGTTTGATGAAGTGGCGAAGGAGCTTGGGGATGTCAGGCGTAGGAGTAAGGGAGAGACCCTTGGCGATGGTGGGGTCTATCTGCTGGACACGCTTGGGGAACTCCGCAGGGCGTATGCGCTGGCGGATGTGGTGGTGGTTGGGCGGAGCTTCAATGGCTGGGGTGGATCGGACCCGATCGAGCCGGTGGCGCTGGGTAAACCGACGATCATCGGGCCGGATCATCAGAACTTTTTAGAGTCGGTAACCGTGTTGCGGGAGGGTGACGGCATCCGGGAGATCGGTTCGGTGGAGGGGGCTGGCGCTGCTGTGGCTAAGTTGCTCGGGGATCCGACAAGAGCTCGTGCGATGGCGGAAGCGGGGCGTGGGGTTATTCTGTCGCGGCAGGGCGCTACCGATCGTTACGTGGCGCTGATCGTGAGCCTATAG